Below is a genomic region from Methanofollis sp. UBA420.
GCCGACCGCGATGACGGCGTCGGCCGAGGCGACGATGAGGGCGTTCCGCGCCGGGCCCATGTTGCTCCTGACAACGATCCCGACGTACGGGTTCTCCCCGTCCAGGCCCGGGATGATCCCGACGGTCGTCCCGCCGTGCGCCTTCGCCCCCCGGCACGCCGCCTCCATCACGCCTCCGAGGCCCCCGCAGAGGAGGACGGCGCCGCGGTCTGCAAGGAGGGCGCCGACCGTCTCGGCCGCATCATACTCGTCCGGCGAGGGGTCTCCGGTCCCGATGACTGCGATCTGCATGACGAAGAGATCGGCAGACAGGGAGAAGGATGTGACGGATGCATTGAAAAAATACTTTGGGCGCGGGGACCCACCATACCAGATATGATCACGCCCTCCGGGGCGAGTTGAGGGATAGAGGTGAAGGAAGTCACCAGCAGTTATGATGCGAAGGCTGTCGAGGCCTCGGCCAGGGAATTCTGGCGGGCCAACGATACCTACCACGCGGTAAAGGACCTGAGGCGCTCAGGGAAGCAGTTCTTCTTCGTGGACGGCCCGCCGTACACCACCGGCCACATCCACCTGGGCACGGCATGGAACAAGATCCTGAAGGACGCCGTCCTCCGCCACCACCGGATGTGCGGGATGAACGTCATCGAGAGGGCAGGCTACGACATGCACGGCCTGCCCATCGAGGTGCAGGTGGAGCACGAACTCGGTTTCGCCTCCAAGAAGGACATCGAGACCTTCGGGATCGACCGCTTCATCGAGAGCTGCCGGACGTACGCCATCGCCAGAATGGGCGAGATGTCGGACCAGTTTCGGGAACTCGGCATCTGGCTCGACTTCGACGAACCCTACCAGACCCTGAAGAAGGAGTACATCGAGGCGGCCTGGTGGACCCTGAAAGAGGCCGAGAAGAACGGGATGCTTGAGAGGGGCTCCCGCGTCGTGAACTGGTGCCCGCGCTGCGAGACGGCGATCGCCGACTCCGAGGTGGAGTATGCCGACGCCACCGACCCCTCGATCTACGTGAAGTTCCCGGTGAAGGGGCAGGCAGACGAGTACCTCGTCATCTGGACGACCACGCCCTGGACCCTCCCCGCGAACGTCGCCGTCGCCGCCCACCCGAAGATCACCTACACCCTCGTCCTCGCCCGGAAGGACGGTGCCGAGGAGCGCCTCTGGATGGCCGAGGGTCTCGTGAAGGAAGTGCTCAAGAAGGGGCGGTACCAGAGTTTCGACGTCATCCGCACCGTGCCCGGCACCGAGCTTGCAGGCATGGAGTACGAGTCGCCCCTCGCCGACGTCGTCCCTGCCCAGAAGGATATCGCACACCGCGTCGTCCTCGCCGACTATGTCGCCCTGGAGAACACCGGCCTCGTGCACACGGCGCCCGGCCACGGGTGGGACGACTACCTCACCGGCATCAGGGAGAACCTCCCCATCCTCTGCCCTGTCGACGGCACCGGCCACTTCACGAAGAAAGGCGGCGTCTTCGAGGGCCTCTATGTCAAGGACAGGGAGACGAACCAGAAGGTGCTCGACGCCCTCGGCCACCACCTTCTCCACCAGGGGACGATCACCCACAGGTACGGCCACTGCTGGCGGTGCAAGACCCCGATCATCTTCCGCGCCACGGAACAGTGGTTCATCAAGGCCGCGGATATGCGGGACAGACTCCTCGACGAGGTGGCGAAGGTGCAGTGGTACCCGGAGTGGGCCGGGAGCGCCCGCTTCCATGACTGGGTGAAGGAGGCACGCGACTGGTGCATCTCCCGCCAGCGCTACTGGGGCATCCCGATCCCGGTCTGGCAGTGCGACACCTGCGAGAACCGCCGGGTCATCGGCACGGTCGCCGAACTCGAAGAGGCGAGCGGCATGGAAGTGAAGGACCCGCACCGCCCGTACGTGGACACGGTGACCATCCCGTGCAGCTGCGGCGGCACGATGCACCGGGTCTCCGACATCTTCGATGTCTGGTTCGACTCGGCCGTCGCCTCCTGGGCGACCCTCGGGTTCCCGGCGAACAGAGAGGACTTCGACCGCTACTGGCCCGCCGACTTCATCACCGAGGGGCAGGACCAGACCCGCGGCTGGTTCTACTCACAGCTCGGTGCCTCCATGGTCGCCTTCGGCCGGTCTCCGTACAAATCGGTCCTGATGCACGGCTTCACCCTCGACTCGGAGGGGAAGAAGATGTCGAAGAGTCTCGGCAATGTCGTGACGCCCGACGAGATCATCGAGAAGTGCGGCGTGGACGTGCTGCGTCTCTACGTCCTCTCGTCAAATGCACCCTGGGACGACATGAAGTTCAACTGGGAGAGCATGAAGACGGTCAACCGGGCCCTGAACATCTTCTGGAACGTCTACCGCTTCCCCCTGCCGTACATGGCCCTGGACAACTTCGCGCCCGCACAGACGGCCGACGGCCGCTGGGACGAGGCCGCGGTCGCCGGGATGCTCGCCGCAATGCCCGACGAGGACAGGTGGATCCTCTCGCGGGTCAACACCCTCACAGAGGAGATCGACGCCGACTTCGCGGAGTTCAACCTCCACAAGATCACCCGGTCTCTCATCACCTTCGTCCTCGAGGACGTCTCCCGCTGGTACCTCCAGCTGGTGCGGCCGCGGATGTGGCTCGAAGAAGACGCACCCGAGAAGAGGTACGCCTACGAGACGGTGTATTATGTCCTCCGCCGCCTGGTCCAGCTCCTCTCACCCTTCACCCCGCACCTCACAGAGGAGATCTACGGGAACCTGCGCTGCAGCGGCGATCCCCGGAGCGTCCACATGCTCGACTGGCCCGAGGCGGACAAAAGGCTCATCGACAGAGACCTGGAGACGGCGATGGCCGCCGTGCAGGCCTTCGACGACGCGTCCGCAACAGCCAGGCAGGACGGGAAGAGGAAACTCCGCTGGCCTGTGGGCGAGGTCGTCGTCGTCACCTCGTCGGCCGCGGTGCAGGAGGCCATCACCCGCCTCAATGCCCTCTGTTGCACGCGGGCGAATGCGAAGGCCGTCACCGTCGTCGCCGGCCGCTGGGAGAGGATCGGCTGGAAGGCCGAACCGGTGATGCGGGTGCTCGGGCCGACGTTCGGCAAAGAGGCCCCGAAGGTGAAGGCGGCGATCGAGGCGGCGGACGGCAACGCATTGAAGGCCGCTCTCGCCGAGACCGGGACCGCGACCGCCGGGGCGTACGAGGTCACGCCTGAGATGGTGACCTTCACCGAGGAACTCCCGGCAGACGTCTTCGCCGCCCCGATGGCGGACGCAACCGTCTATGTGGACGTGGCCCTCACTCCGGAGATCGAGGCCGAGGGCTATGCCCGCGAGGTGATCCGCCGCTTCCAGGAGATGCGGCGGCAGCGCGACCTCAAGGTCGAGGAGAACATTACCGCCGAGGTCGCGGTCGCCGACCCGCGCATCGCCGGCCTTGTGGCCGGGTGGGCGGAGGCGATCTCGGGCGAGGTGCGCGCGAAGAAACTCGACGTCCACGAGGGCGACGCCCTTGCCGGCACCTGGGAACAGGCCGCAGAATGGGAGGTCGAGGGCGTGGAGATGCGGATGGGCCTCTCACGCGCCGAGGAGTGAGGAGAGGTAGGCCCGGCCCTCAGGGGCCGAGAAGAGGGGCAGGACTTCGTCGGCAACGACGCCCTGCCTCTCGACCGTCACTTTTTCCCCGGTCAGGGGATTCATCCCCTCTTTTGTGTATCTCCCCCGCCGCACCAGGGTGCCCCGCCTCTGCCAGGCCGGGGTCTCGGCAAGGTTGACGCCGCGGGAGAACATCAGGCCGTGCATATCCTCGGCCTTCATGCCGAGGAGGTGCGCCGCCGCCGCACGGGGCGTCAGGCCCTCCTCCATGAGTGCGGCCTGGCAGTAGGCATTGATGTGGTTGCGCCATGCCTCGGCCTGGCGCATCGCAAGGTATTCGGCGGCGTACGCCGGCGTCACCGGGATGATCCTGGCGTCGAAGGCGACGGGTTCGACGCATCCGTACTCCAGGGTGAAGGCGCTCGCCGCATAGGAGGCAGCGATGGAGTCCAGTTTCTCCACACGGCCGCCGAAGGGCAGGACCGTGAGGTAGAGACTGATCTCGTCTGAAAAGGTATAGGCGCAGAGGGGGTTGAGGCCGCTCTCTGCGATCAGTCGCCTGCAGGTTCCGACCATCGCCGCATGAAACCGTGCGTCGAAGGGCTTTTCACAGGTACCGGTCAGCCGGTGGAATGCCCTCCCGTCAAGACGGAGAAAAACCGGGGGGTAGAGGGCAAGATTCGAGAAGATCTCATGGTTTTCCATGGCTGTGCCGTACCGTCCGGCTCAGGCTTTCGTCTCGCCCTTTGCCTTCTTGAACGCTGCGGAGATGTGGCGTATGACGATAATATCCCCGATTTCCTTGATGATCCTGAAGGGGATGAGGTAGCCGCGGTGGCCCTTGGGATCGGAGAGTTCGGGGTTGAGGTTGCCAACGGCGATGGATTCGATCTTCTTGCCATCGATATCGAGCAGGACATCGTCCACGTCCCCCACATAGATCGCCTTGTCTGTGTATACGCTCATGCCAAAAAGTTCGGTGACCTGCGTCTTCATCACTATCGATTCATGGTATAGACTATAAACGATAAAAAGACTATCATTTTCCATGAACGGATCCTTACGAATCGGGCATCTATTCGGAATTCCTATCTATCTTCACTGGACTTTCCTTATCGTGATCCCGCTCTTCGCCTGGATCATCGGGAGTCAGATCGCCCTGACGGCCACGATGATCGCCGGCCTCTTCGGCGTCGAGATCACGATGACTCTCTTTCTCCAGGGCTTTGCCCCCTACATCCTCGGGGCCGCGATATCGCTCGGCCTCTTTGCCGGGGTGCTCATCC
It encodes:
- the ileS gene encoding isoleucine--tRNA ligase, encoding MKEVTSSYDAKAVEASAREFWRANDTYHAVKDLRRSGKQFFFVDGPPYTTGHIHLGTAWNKILKDAVLRHHRMCGMNVIERAGYDMHGLPIEVQVEHELGFASKKDIETFGIDRFIESCRTYAIARMGEMSDQFRELGIWLDFDEPYQTLKKEYIEAAWWTLKEAEKNGMLERGSRVVNWCPRCETAIADSEVEYADATDPSIYVKFPVKGQADEYLVIWTTTPWTLPANVAVAAHPKITYTLVLARKDGAEERLWMAEGLVKEVLKKGRYQSFDVIRTVPGTELAGMEYESPLADVVPAQKDIAHRVVLADYVALENTGLVHTAPGHGWDDYLTGIRENLPILCPVDGTGHFTKKGGVFEGLYVKDRETNQKVLDALGHHLLHQGTITHRYGHCWRCKTPIIFRATEQWFIKAADMRDRLLDEVAKVQWYPEWAGSARFHDWVKEARDWCISRQRYWGIPIPVWQCDTCENRRVIGTVAELEEASGMEVKDPHRPYVDTVTIPCSCGGTMHRVSDIFDVWFDSAVASWATLGFPANREDFDRYWPADFITEGQDQTRGWFYSQLGASMVAFGRSPYKSVLMHGFTLDSEGKKMSKSLGNVVTPDEIIEKCGVDVLRLYVLSSNAPWDDMKFNWESMKTVNRALNIFWNVYRFPLPYMALDNFAPAQTADGRWDEAAVAGMLAAMPDEDRWILSRVNTLTEEIDADFAEFNLHKITRSLITFVLEDVSRWYLQLVRPRMWLEEDAPEKRYAYETVYYVLRRLVQLLSPFTPHLTEEIYGNLRCSGDPRSVHMLDWPEADKRLIDRDLETAMAAVQAFDDASATARQDGKRKLRWPVGEVVVVTSSAAVQEAITRLNALCCTRANAKAVTVVAGRWERIGWKAEPVMRVLGPTFGKEAPKVKAAIEAADGNALKAALAETGTATAGAYEVTPEMVTFTEELPADVFAAPMADATVYVDVALTPEIEAEGYAREVIRRFQEMRRQRDLKVEENITAEVAVADPRIAGLVAGWAEAISGEVRAKKLDVHEGDALAGTWEQAAEWEVEGVEMRMGLSRAEE
- a CDS encoding tRNA(His) guanylyltransferase Thg1 family protein encodes the protein MENHEIFSNLALYPPVFLRLDGRAFHRLTGTCEKPFDARFHAAMVGTCRRLIAESGLNPLCAYTFSDEISLYLTVLPFGGRVEKLDSIAASYAASAFTLEYGCVEPVAFDARIIPVTPAYAAEYLAMRQAEAWRNHINAYCQAALMEEGLTPRAAAAHLLGMKAEDMHGLMFSRGVNLAETPAWQRRGTLVRRGRYTKEGMNPLTGEKVTVERQGVVADEVLPLFSAPEGRAYLSSLLGA
- a CDS encoding PRC-barrel domain-containing protein — translated: MSVYTDKAIYVGDVDDVLLDIDGKKIESIAVGNLNPELSDPKGHRGYLIPFRIIKEIGDIIVIRHISAAFKKAKGETKA
- a CDS encoding TIGR00725 family protein: MQIAVIGTGDPSPDEYDAAETVGALLADRGAVLLCGGLGGVMEAACRGAKAHGGTTVGIIPGLDGENPYVGIVVRSNMGPARNALIVASADAVIAVGGGYGTLSEITFALKMKKEVFGVGTWTIEGVVPCAAPDEAVLRAVSAARRSRPCGSRPSPEESS